From the genome of bacterium, one region includes:
- a CDS encoding bifunctional precorrin-2 dehydrogenase/sirohydrochlorin ferrochelatase, translated as MLYPINLNVNKKPCVVIGGGEVALRKVESLLSCGAQVTVVAPQIHPALQKLARAKRIRIVNRAYQPEDVATAFLVIGATNSNKVNQQIAQSAKQRNVLVNIVDTPELCNFQVPASIRRGSLLITVSTEGKAPALSKHLRTELEKQFGPEYAMFVEKLAKWRTALRKLVPNQKQRDQIMSALVTSDILYLLQRGLKQEAELRFKQIIQQYGT; from the coding sequence ATGTTATATCCAATTAATTTAAACGTTAACAAGAAACCATGTGTCGTTATCGGCGGGGGTGAAGTTGCGTTACGAAAAGTAGAATCATTATTAAGTTGTGGCGCGCAGGTTACGGTTGTTGCTCCGCAGATTCATCCTGCTTTGCAGAAACTCGCGCGCGCTAAACGTATCCGGATAGTTAACCGCGCATATCAGCCGGAAGATGTAGCGACCGCTTTTTTAGTTATTGGAGCTACCAATAGTAATAAGGTAAATCAGCAGATTGCGCAATCTGCGAAACAGCGCAATGTTTTGGTTAACATAGTTGATACGCCGGAACTCTGTAATTTTCAGGTGCCGGCAAGTATACGTCGCGGGTCGTTGTTAATTACGGTTTCAACGGAAGGGAAAGCGCCAGCGTTATCCAAACATCTTCGAACAGAGTTGGAAAAACAGTTCGGGCCAGAATACGCTATGTTTGTTGAAAAGCTTGCGAAATGGCGAACTGCCCTACGTAAACTAGTTCCGAATCAAAAACAGCGCGACCAGATTATGTCTGCATTAGTTACATCCGATATACTATACCTTTTACAAAGAGGGTTAAAACAAGAAGCGGAACTGCGGTTTAAACAAATTATACAGCAATATGGAACGTGA
- the hemA gene encoding glutamyl-tRNA reductase: protein MNILTLGLNHLTAPIEIREKLAFSESQIPVALTRLREMTQASEAVILTTCNRVEIYIVADATVSEMIHTTKQFLAEFHQIPISHFALNLYIHHGNGAVRHLFRVAASLDSMVLGEAQILGQVKEAYELAKKTGNTGFMLNTVFQRAFNVAKEIRSKTDIGKGAVSISSVAVELARKIFGELSNRSVMIIGAGEMSEHTLRHLVDAGASSVIVSNRNYERAVKLAAAYRGQAERFDTCFNRMVDVDIVISSTGSPRFIIRKEDMLPVMRARKHKPIFLIDIAVPRDIDPQVESLDNVYLYNIDHLQQVANNNRALRQQELAKCEAIIDKEVQEFNQWYHALAVTPVIKKLNAKLDHIRLKELEKTLYQLDELSPEQKEKIGYLTQRIMNQFLNSPLEQLKKRAASGNGIIYSQVVTELFELEKETDNAEPQNTSE, encoded by the coding sequence ATGAATATCCTTACGCTCGGATTGAATCATTTAACCGCACCGATTGAAATTCGGGAAAAACTCGCGTTTTCTGAATCGCAGATTCCAGTTGCGTTAACGCGATTACGCGAGATGACTCAAGCGAGTGAAGCGGTGATATTAACCACCTGTAATCGGGTGGAAATATATATCGTTGCTGATGCAACAGTATCGGAAATGATTCATACAACGAAACAATTTCTCGCTGAATTCCACCAGATTCCGATATCGCATTTTGCTCTAAACCTGTATATTCATCACGGGAATGGCGCAGTTCGGCATTTATTTCGGGTAGCGGCAAGTTTAGATTCGATGGTGCTCGGAGAAGCACAGATTCTCGGTCAGGTGAAAGAAGCGTATGAGCTAGCGAAAAAAACTGGGAATACCGGATTTATGCTGAATACGGTATTCCAGCGGGCATTCAATGTCGCGAAAGAAATTCGCAGTAAAACCGATATTGGGAAAGGAGCGGTTTCCATTAGTTCCGTTGCGGTAGAATTAGCCCGAAAGATTTTCGGTGAACTATCGAATCGTTCTGTGATGATTATCGGCGCGGGAGAAATGAGCGAACATACGTTACGGCATCTGGTTGATGCCGGGGCAAGTTCGGTCATTGTGAGTAATCGGAATTACGAGCGTGCGGTTAAACTTGCGGCAGCATATCGTGGGCAAGCGGAACGGTTCGATACCTGTTTCAACCGTATGGTTGACGTTGATATTGTGATAAGTTCAACTGGTTCACCGCGGTTTATTATTCGCAAAGAAGATATGCTGCCGGTTATGCGAGCACGCAAACATAAACCGATATTTCTCATTGATATTGCGGTTCCGCGGGATATTGACCCGCAGGTTGAATCGCTGGATAATGTTTATTTATATAATATCGACCATTTACAGCAGGTAGCGAATAATAATCGAGCGCTGCGGCAACAGGAGTTAGCAAAATGTGAAGCGATTATTGATAAGGAAGTGCAGGAATTTAATCAGTGGTATCATGCGCTGGCGGTTACTCCTGTCATCAAGAAACTGAATGCGAAATTAGACCATATCCGTTTGAAAGAACTGGAAAAAACGTTATATCAACTGGATGAATTAAGCCCGGAACAGAAAGAGAAAATCGGATATTTAACCCAGCGGATTATGAACCAGTTTCTCAACTCGCCGCTTGAACAATTGAAAAAGCGTGCAGCTAGCGGGAATGGGATAATATATTCGCAGGTGGTAACTGAGTTATTTGAGTTGGAAAAAGAAACGGATAATGCTGAACCGCAGAATACCTCTGAATAA
- the hemC gene encoding hydroxymethylbilane synthase, whose amino-acid sequence MKKRTLILGTRGSQLAIQQAEWVKSRLLKKVPGITVKLEKITTTGDKFRGTTWSKAPTKGVFTKELEEALLAKKIDFAVHSLKDVPTELPDGLALVAFPKRADAHDAIIFNRSSQVHVPDEHGEETLSLLDTLPEKARVGTSSLRRQSQLLHFRPDLVMVELRGNLNTRIEKLEQEGLDAIIVAAAGLARLKIKHEFMHIIPFEIMLPAVGQGAIAIESRAADKPVITLLQQLNDKKTELAITAERSFLAGLGGGCRLPIAAYARVEQNKLILDGLIASPDGSKFIRSRIETDMLTIPSAVELGNQLAQKLLSAGAGQILQTRTDIQ is encoded by the coding sequence ATGAAAAAACGAACATTGATTCTTGGAACTCGCGGTAGTCAACTCGCTATCCAGCAGGCGGAATGGGTTAAATCCCGGTTATTAAAAAAGGTTCCCGGAATAACCGTTAAACTTGAGAAAATAACGACTACCGGCGATAAATTCCGGGGTACAACTTGGTCGAAAGCGCCAACGAAAGGCGTGTTCACCAAAGAGCTGGAAGAAGCGTTATTAGCGAAGAAGATAGATTTTGCGGTACATAGTTTGAAAGATGTACCGACAGAATTACCTGATGGTTTAGCACTGGTTGCGTTTCCCAAACGAGCGGATGCGCATGATGCGATTATTTTTAATCGGTCAAGCCAAGTTCATGTTCCGGATGAACATGGCGAGGAAACATTATCTTTATTAGATACGCTACCGGAAAAAGCGCGAGTCGGCACCAGCAGTTTGCGACGCCAATCGCAATTGCTTCACTTTCGACCGGATTTGGTTATGGTCGAACTCCGCGGTAACCTAAACACCCGCATCGAGAAACTTGAACAGGAAGGATTAGATGCGATCATTGTCGCTGCTGCAGGGTTAGCTAGGTTGAAAATCAAACATGAGTTTATGCATATCATACCATTTGAAATTATGTTACCTGCAGTCGGGCAGGGGGCGATTGCAATTGAATCCCGTGCTGCAGATAAACCGGTGATAACGTTATTACAACAATTGAATGATAAGAAAACTGAACTTGCGATAACTGCGGAACGGTCGTTTCTCGCTGGGCTAGGTGGTGGATGCCGATTACCGATCGCTGCTTATGCGCGCGTTGAACAGAATAAACTCATTTTAGACGGGTTGATTGCTAGTCCTGACGGCAGTAAGTTTATCCGGAGTAGAATTGAAACCGATATGTTAACGATCCCCAGCGCTGTTGAATTGGGGAACCAATTAGCGCAGAAATTGTTATCCGCTGGTGCTGGACAAATCCTTCAAACTCGAACTGATATTCAATAA